The proteins below are encoded in one region of Xenopus laevis strain J_2021 chromosome 8L, Xenopus_laevis_v10.1, whole genome shotgun sequence:
- the fgd1.L gene encoding FYVE, RhoGEF and PH domain-containing protein 1 isoform X5, with amino-acid sequence MAGPQHRPQPLVKSLSLEPAHVCAHPEKPQRQRSDPATSSDYNGVLPDPSTPKPLAPRRPLTPKPEVPPKPAHLQSIRRPRPPGHIPPPPSRPLPADPRLARISLSRPDNKDGTPSAVTSLIEKFEREPIILPVERTTVGHDTDINTGMDGSPSPSLEHSGYSMGELGHKLLDLLEPEVSQGSLERRRRLVVEGEDAIEMGEQDPGGKLANRDSGIDSISSPSTSEEMCFLGEVDEGGREESEPHHIAAQHDSEGDSDMEDGSGDEGELPPERLDPCEFTARQKVYKIANELLQTEKAYVSRLHLLDQVFCARLMDEARTKASFPMEVVMGIFSNICSIYCFHQQFLLPELEKRMQEWDSNPRIGDILQKLAPFLKMYGEYVKNFDRAMELLNVWTERSSQFKSVIQEVQREEACGNLTLQHHMLEPVQRIPRYELLLKDYLLKLPEDSKDRCDAEKSLELIATAAEHSNAAIRKMERMHKLLKVYELLGGEEDIVSPTNELIKEGHILKLSAKNGTTQDRYLILFNDRLLYCVPKLRLIGQKYSVRARIDVEGMELKHSSSPNLTRTFRVSGKQRSLELQARTEEEKKDWIQAIEVTINRHEQAMESCKLLCTSIREDDETPPNSPNTDLGKRAPTPIREKEVTMCMKCQEPFNSITKRRHHCKACGHVVCGKCSEFRARLVYDNNRTNRVCVDCYGALRGSLASPVFNVHTPQRRKSILEKQASVVAEHSVMCSYMHYMEKGAKSWHKAWFVIPQNEPLVLYIYGAPQDVKAQRSIPLIGFEVSPTEPGDRSDRRHVFKITQSQLSFYFSPETEELQSRWMSALSRAGRGEDCHPKTLLLETEEESEVFESPLGNT; translated from the exons ATGGCAG GTCCCCAGCACAGGCCTCAGCCGCTTGTTAAAAGCCTCTCCTTGGAGCCAGCTCATGTCTGTGCTCACCCTGAAAAGCCCCAGCGGCAGCGTTCTGATCCTGCAACCTCTTCTGACTACAACGGGGTGCTCCCAGACCCCTCCACTCCTAAACCACTGGCTCCTAGGCGCCCACTGACTCCTAAACCTGAAG TACCCCCGAAGCCGGCACATTTACAGAGCATAAGACGGCCACGACCTCCTGGGCATATCCCACCTCCTCCCTCCCGGCCATTGCCAGCAGACCCCCGACTTGCAAGGATATCGTTGTCACGCCCTGACAATAAAGATGGAACCCCTTCCGCAGTCACATCTCTGATTGAAAAATTTGAGAG GGAGCCCATCATCCTCCCCGTAGAAAGAACAACTGTGGGTCATGACACCGACATAAACACTGGGATGGACGGTTCTCCTTCTCCCTCTCTCGAGCATTCAGGTTACAGCATGGGGGAACTGGGGCACAAGCTTCTTGACTTGCTGGAACCTGAGGTATCCCAAGGCAGCCTGGAAAGGAGACGACGGCTCGTTGTGGAGGGAGAAGACGCTATTGAAATGGGAGAACAGGACCCTGGGGGGAAACTGGCGAACAGAGACAGTGGCATTGACAGCATTAGTTCCCCCTCCACCAGCGAGGAGATGTGCTTCCTCGGGGAAGTGGATGAGGGTGGCCGTGAGGAGAGTGAGCCCCATCATATTGCAGCCCAGCATGACTCAGAAGGCGACAGCGACATGGAGGATGGAAGTGGTGACGAGGGTGAATTGCCACCTGAAAGACTGGACCCATGTGAG TTCACAGCTCGGCAGAAGGTGTACAAGATCGCTAATGAGCTGCTGCAGACAGAGAAAGCCTATGTGTCACGCTTACATCTGCTGGACCAG GTGTTCTGTGCTCGGCTAATGGATGAAGCACGCACAAAGGCTTCATTCCCCATGGAGGTGGTTATGGGAATCTTTTCCAACATATGCTCCATCTACTGTTTCCACCAGCAATTTTTGCTGCCCGAGCTTGAGAAACGCATGCAAGAGTG GGACAGCAACCCCCGAATCGGTGACATCCTGCAGAAATTAGCACCGTTTCTTAAAATGTATGGAGAATATGTCAAAAACTTTGACCGGGCTATGGAATTGCTAAATGTCTGGACTGAGAGATCATCCCAATTCAAAAGTGTAATCCAGGAGGTTCAG AGGGAAGAGGCCTGCGGGAACCTGACGTTACAGCACCACATGTTAGAGCCTGTACAAAGGATCCCACGGTACGAGCTACTGCTTAAAGACTATCTCCTAAAATTGCCAGAAGATTCCAAAGACCGATGCGATGCAGAGA AGTCCTTGGAATTAATAGCCACAGCAGCTGAGCATTCCAATGCAGCCATCAGGAAAATG GAGCGGATGCACAAACTCCTCAAAGTGTATGAACTTCTGGGTGGAGAAGAAGACATTGTCAGTCCTACTAATGAGCTCATCAAAGAAGGGCATATATTAAAGCTTTCAGCCAAAAATGGCACCACCCAAGACAGATACCTCATATTG TTTAATGACCGGCTACTGTACTGCGTTCCCAAACTGCGTCTTATTGGCCAGAAATACAGCGTGCGGGCTAGAATAGATGTGGAAGGAATGGAG CTGAAACACAGCAGCAGCCCTAACCTGACACGGACATTCCGGGTGTCTGGGAAACAAAGATCTCTGGAGCTACAAGCCAG AACCGAGGAAGAGAAGAAAGACTGGATCCAG GCTATTGAGGTCACAATCAACCGCCATGAACAGGCAATGGAGTCGTGCAAACTGCTCTGTACCTCCATTCGAGAGGATGACGAGACTCCACCAAACTCTCCG AACACAGATCTTGGCAAACGAGCGCCGACCCCCATCCGAGAAAAGGAAGTGACCATGTGCATGAAATGCCAGGAACCGTTTAACTCCATAACCAAAAGGAGACACCACTGCAAGGCTTGCGGCCAC GTGGTATGTGGAAAGTGCTCTGAGTTTCGTGCCAGGCTTGTTTACGACAATAACCGCACCAACCGAGTATGTGTGGACTGTTACGGTGCTCTACGTGGGTCTTTGGCCAGCCCAGTATTCAATGTTCACACGCCACAGCGCAGGAAATCTATACTAGAG AAACAGGCCTCAGTGGTGGCAGAGCACAGTGTTATGTGCAGTTACATGCATTATATGGAGAAAGGAGCCAAGAGCTGGCACAAAGCTTGGTTTGTCATCCCTCAGAATGAGCCCTTGGTGCTATATATCTATGGCGCTCCCCAG GATGTGAAAGCTCAGCGCAGTATACCTCTCATTGGCTTTGAGGTGAGTCCAACAGAACCAGGCGACCGTTCTGACCGCAGACACGTCTTCAAGATCACCCAGAGTCAGCTAAGTTTCTACTTCAGCCCtgagactgaagaactgcaaagCCGTTGGATGAGCGCTTTGTCGCGGGCAGGACGGGGGGAAGACTGCCACcccaaaacacttttattggagACTGAGGAGGAGTCGGAAGTATTTGAAAGCCCTTTAGGAAACACTTGA